One window from the genome of Gemmatimonadota bacterium encodes:
- a CDS encoding phosphatase PAP2 family protein — protein sequence MRVWKQYAKASLTVRATVALAITLSFLLIPALADGWTYHHVWHRNVYALDWARLLRVMGFWPTWVIVALAIWLVERATNAPLATRRAWLLVGSPAVAGLLCEVLKLVIRRERPAPYDGEWIFRPWSEHPWSTAGLATPSSHTMVAFGAATLLARMFPRAKCVFYAMAWGCGITRLLDHAHFLSDVTFGALLGWAVGWGLWMQFTKSQPKE from the coding sequence GTGAGGGTGTGGAAGCAGTACGCCAAGGCGTCGCTCACGGTGCGCGCCACGGTCGCACTCGCCATCACGCTGTCGTTTCTGCTGATTCCTGCGCTTGCCGACGGCTGGACGTACCATCACGTCTGGCATCGCAACGTGTACGCACTCGACTGGGCGCGGCTGCTGCGCGTGATGGGCTTTTGGCCGACGTGGGTGATCGTCGCCCTCGCCATCTGGCTCGTGGAGCGCGCGACCAACGCGCCGCTGGCTACTCGTCGTGCATGGCTACTCGTGGGGTCACCCGCGGTGGCAGGGCTGCTGTGCGAAGTGCTCAAACTCGTCATCCGCCGCGAACGTCCAGCGCCCTACGACGGCGAATGGATATTCCGCCCCTGGAGCGAGCACCCGTGGAGCACCGCGGGACTGGCCACGCCGAGTTCGCATACGATGGTGGCCTTTGGCGCCGCAACATTGCTGGCGCGTATGTTCCCGCGCGCCAAGTGCGTGTTCTATGCGATGGCCTGGGGCTGCGGCATCACGCGACTCCTCGACCACGCGCACTTCCTGAGCGACGTGACGTTCGGCGCGCTCCTCGGATGGGCGGTGGGGTGGGGGCTTTGGATGCAGTTCACCAAGTCGCAACCCAAGGAATGA
- a CDS encoding HAD-IA family hydrolase — protein MATELRAVLFDLDGTLIDSIGLIIASFRHAFAEFEGPRPDEAELIASIGTPLVASLGKHARSPEELQWLRDRYRAYQVEHHDNMVKAFPGAVEMVTALRARGLATAIVTSKGVEFARRGLAISGFGDAFPLLVGIESTVNHKPHPEPVLFALAQLGVEPEQAVFIGDSPHDIAAGNAAGVRSIAVTWGPFTRAELAVAEPSAYCDEVAGLLAII, from the coding sequence ATGGCCACAGAGCTGCGCGCAGTGCTGTTCGACCTCGACGGCACCCTCATTGATTCGATTGGGTTGATCATTGCCTCGTTCCGGCATGCCTTTGCGGAGTTCGAAGGCCCGCGCCCCGACGAAGCTGAGTTGATTGCGAGCATTGGCACACCGTTGGTGGCGAGCCTTGGCAAGCACGCACGCAGTCCCGAAGAGTTGCAGTGGCTGCGTGACCGCTATCGCGCGTATCAGGTAGAGCACCACGACAATATGGTGAAAGCCTTTCCGGGCGCCGTGGAAATGGTGACGGCACTCCGCGCGCGCGGACTGGCCACAGCAATCGTGACGTCCAAGGGCGTAGAGTTTGCGAGGCGTGGGCTCGCGATCAGCGGGTTTGGTGACGCGTTTCCGTTGCTCGTGGGGATTGAATCCACGGTGAACCACAAACCGCATCCCGAGCCCGTGTTATTTGCGCTCGCGCAACTTGGCGTGGAGCCGGAGCAGGCGGTGTTCATTGGTGACTCGCCGCACGACATCGCGGCGGGGAATGCGGCCGGGGTACGCTCGATAGCGGTGACGTGGGGACCGTTTACGCGAGCGGAGCTCGCCGTGGCGGAACCGTCAGCCTATTGCGATGAGGTGGCGGGGCTGCTCGCGATCATCTAA
- a CDS encoding dicarboxylate/amino acid:cation symporter: MSLALKVFVALLAGLALGLGLSTIGGEPLARIVPLLEPVGAIWIAAIRMTIVPLVVSMLIVGVGGAPDPKSVGRLGARCMIWFVVLLSAGALVSVIIAPPIIDRIAISADAVAALRASAVNAAGAAVEGAKKLPSAAQWLVELVPINPVKAAADGAMLPLILFSVAFGVALTQIADERRRALLRVFEGLQDVSLVMVRAVLAVAPIGVFALATALAAKLGMSAAGALAVYVVVVCTVTVVFAAVVLYPTAVIFGKTKLSVFARAAFPPQAVAFSSRSSIAALPALLESASDRLGIAPSVASFVLPLAVAMFRCGAVIGQVIGAVFAAKLFGVTLGAGALATIAVTSVVTTFSIPGIPGGSIIMMVPVLLAAGVPAEGVGVLLGADTIPDMFRTATNVTGDMVIVTVMAARERASGDTEGTAHVRPTANGRQLTTQ; encoded by the coding sequence ATGTCGCTCGCGCTGAAAGTCTTCGTTGCTCTGCTCGCCGGCCTAGCCCTCGGGCTCGGACTCTCCACTATTGGTGGCGAGCCATTGGCACGCATCGTGCCGTTGCTCGAGCCGGTGGGCGCGATCTGGATTGCGGCCATTCGTATGACGATCGTGCCGCTCGTGGTGTCGATGCTGATCGTCGGCGTGGGTGGTGCCCCCGACCCCAAAAGTGTGGGGCGGCTGGGTGCGCGTTGCATGATCTGGTTTGTGGTGCTCCTGAGCGCCGGCGCACTGGTCTCGGTGATCATCGCGCCCCCGATCATCGACCGCATTGCCATTTCCGCTGACGCCGTGGCCGCGCTCCGGGCCAGCGCTGTGAATGCGGCCGGCGCGGCGGTGGAAGGGGCGAAAAAACTCCCGAGCGCCGCACAGTGGTTAGTGGAGTTGGTGCCGATCAATCCGGTAAAGGCCGCGGCAGATGGAGCGATGCTGCCGCTCATCCTATTTTCGGTGGCCTTTGGTGTGGCCCTCACACAAATCGCCGACGAGCGCCGCCGCGCCTTACTTCGCGTATTTGAAGGGCTACAAGATGTTTCGCTCGTGATGGTGCGCGCCGTACTCGCGGTGGCGCCGATTGGCGTCTTTGCACTCGCGACCGCGCTCGCAGCAAAACTTGGCATGTCGGCGGCCGGCGCACTGGCCGTGTACGTGGTGGTGGTATGCACCGTCACGGTGGTATTTGCGGCGGTCGTGCTGTATCCGACGGCAGTCATTTTTGGAAAAACCAAACTTTCCGTTTTTGCGCGCGCCGCATTTCCGCCTCAAGCCGTCGCGTTCTCCTCGCGCTCCTCGATTGCGGCGCTCCCGGCATTGCTTGAAAGTGCGAGTGACCGGCTTGGCATTGCGCCGAGTGTGGCGAGTTTTGTGTTGCCGCTGGCCGTGGCGATGTTCCGCTGTGGCGCGGTGATCGGCCAGGTCATTGGTGCGGTGTTTGCCGCCAAGCTCTTTGGCGTGACGCTCGGCGCTGGGGCACTCGCGACGATCGCGGTGACTTCGGTGGTCACGACCTTTTCCATTCCCGGCATTCCCGGTGGTTCAATTATTATGATGGTGCCCGTCCTCCTCGCCGCCGGCGTACCGGCCGAAGGGGTGGGCGTACTGCTGGGCGCTGACACGATTCCTGATATGTTCCGCACGGCCACCAACGTGACCGGCGATATGGTCATCGTCACGGTGATGGCCGCACGCGAGCGCGCCTCCGGCGACACGGAAGGCACTGCTCACGTACGCCCAACCGCCAACGGCCGCCAGCTCACCACGCAGTGA
- a CDS encoding CoA pyrophosphatase produces MPSDNDVIANTARAAEHLSRIAAAVQARPPLLAERDGEWWEAAVALVLRPAPKGGLELLFIERAMREGDPWSGQVALPGGRYDTTDQSLEETAVRETLEEVAIDLRANGAVFGALDEMRPRNPMLPPVIVRPYVARVEPGVTIVHSDEVGAHFWAPLDAILDPANTKNTRILVRGFHMWRDAIHYDGRVIWGMTEQILKQFAEVIA; encoded by the coding sequence GTGCCGTCTGACAACGATGTGATCGCCAACACCGCCCGCGCTGCGGAGCATCTCAGTCGCATTGCCGCTGCCGTGCAGGCGCGGCCACCCCTGCTCGCCGAACGTGACGGAGAATGGTGGGAAGCCGCGGTGGCGCTCGTGTTGCGGCCAGCACCCAAGGGCGGCCTCGAACTGCTCTTTATTGAGCGCGCCATGCGCGAGGGCGATCCCTGGAGCGGGCAGGTGGCACTCCCCGGTGGCCGCTACGATACCACCGATCAGTCGCTCGAAGAGACCGCCGTGCGTGAGACGCTCGAGGAAGTGGCCATCGATCTGCGGGCCAATGGCGCCGTGTTCGGCGCGCTCGACGAAATGCGGCCGCGCAATCCCATGCTGCCACCGGTGATCGTGCGTCCGTACGTGGCGCGCGTCGAGCCGGGGGTGACCATTGTTCATAGCGATGAGGTCGGCGCACACTTCTGGGCGCCCCTCGACGCCATCCTCGATCCTGCGAATACCAAGAACACGCGCATCCTCGTGCGCGGCTTTCATATGTGGCGCGACGCCATTCACTACGACGGCCGCGTGATCTGGGGAATGACGGAACAGATCCTCAAGCAGTTCGCTGAGGTGATCGCGTGA
- a CDS encoding prolyl oligopeptidase family serine peptidase has translation MRTRFSLSAATAALAITAFAAHAQQTPVTAAAANPQATLPYGATSDKPVSKWTPPASAGRQLTLNDLLGWKGIRTPQLSNDGKWFAYVIAPNEGDAEAIIRPTAAAGKEWKFPIGNASGAAGGGGGRGGAGGATSIAISGNNRWAAFLVYASSNTGGRGGRGGRGGAAPAAAASATTPVKLAVVSLADGTKREFENVRAFKFSGDKSDWIAVHHNAPASGASAAAGAAGGRGGAAGAAGAAGAGGAGGSATGTTLELVNLAGGTTIPVSDVTEFAFDDNGDWIAYAIGVSDQLGNSVQLRQLSTGISRSLDAQKAGYRRLTWGDSSDALAVLRVVSDTATGDEDAVVLAWQHASSSGPKTMEVSAKSSGVSGGLVVSSDRALEWGDNQKVLYFGLREPRPPRARATGATFTAPSPGGTAPGAGNTGQVAAAPQTDAEVPSLILWHYKDARLQAQQQVQEAADKAFSYLAAYHMSANKVVKLSDDKMRDVAVGPKDTWAIGNDAAEYERDAGIKGYAFRDMYAVNVATGERKLIQKKLPGGGGGGRGGGGALAFSPDNGKYVYYDVGEWKSYDFTSGATKTITAGVPAKFWNTEDDHNQVKPAVPGGLVGWSTDNASVYVKDNWDVWKLSATGGAAVNVTGNGLKDQIHYQNRVLFDPRDRGTIDPAKPLYLETFGEWTKKEGLAQVDAVKGGVKMIANEDAKVDYRRARDGNTWVYQRQTVVKYPDFYAADDGLTNERRLTDANPQQKEVAWTPGARLVEYNCDNNGGKHQAVLYLPAGYEKGKKYPMLTYIYEKLSQEYNVYTEPNITRYSNPSVFTSRGYAFLKPDIVYHLNDPGRSATWCIVPAVKAAIATGIVDAERVGLQGHSWGGYQTTFVTTQTKIFKTAVAGAPLTDMTSMFGSVYWNSGSTDGSIFISSQGRFSGGPNEVPEAYARNSPQTFAQNLSIPFMMLHNDRDGAVDFNQGITYYNHLRELGKDVVLLEYVGENHGLTRPANQKDYALRMTEWFDTFLRDQPAPDWLKDGVPRLKMEEHLKARRPMVDPKVAPEPPKVVP, from the coding sequence ATGCGCACTCGTTTTTCACTCTCTGCCGCTACGGCGGCCCTCGCGATCACCGCGTTCGCTGCGCATGCGCAGCAGACGCCGGTGACCGCCGCTGCGGCGAATCCGCAGGCCACCCTTCCCTACGGCGCGACGAGCGATAAGCCCGTCTCCAAATGGACGCCGCCGGCTTCCGCCGGACGACAGCTCACGCTCAACGATCTCCTCGGCTGGAAGGGGATTCGCACGCCGCAGCTGTCCAACGACGGCAAATGGTTTGCGTATGTGATCGCGCCCAATGAGGGCGACGCCGAGGCGATTATTCGCCCGACGGCGGCCGCTGGCAAGGAATGGAAGTTCCCGATTGGCAATGCCTCGGGCGCAGCGGGCGGTGGTGGTGGCCGCGGCGGCGCGGGTGGTGCGACGAGCATCGCGATTTCCGGCAATAATCGCTGGGCGGCGTTCCTCGTGTATGCGTCATCGAATACGGGCGGACGTGGTGGGCGCGGTGGACGTGGGGGTGCGGCACCTGCCGCGGCGGCGTCTGCCACGACACCGGTGAAGCTCGCGGTGGTGAGTCTGGCCGACGGAACCAAGCGTGAGTTCGAGAATGTGCGCGCCTTCAAGTTCTCTGGCGACAAGTCGGACTGGATTGCTGTGCATCACAACGCACCGGCGTCTGGCGCGAGCGCTGCGGCCGGTGCCGCTGGCGGACGCGGTGGCGCCGCTGGCGCCGCTGGCGCCGCTGGCGCCGGTGGAGCCGGTGGATCCGCCACGGGCACGACGCTCGAACTCGTGAATCTCGCGGGCGGTACCACCATTCCGGTGAGCGACGTTACGGAGTTCGCGTTCGACGACAACGGTGACTGGATTGCCTACGCGATTGGTGTGTCCGACCAACTCGGCAACAGCGTACAACTGCGCCAACTCTCCACCGGTATTTCGCGCTCGCTCGACGCGCAGAAGGCCGGGTATCGTCGGCTCACGTGGGGTGACTCGAGCGATGCGCTCGCCGTGCTCCGCGTGGTGAGCGACACGGCCACTGGGGACGAGGACGCGGTGGTGCTCGCGTGGCAGCATGCGTCGAGCAGCGGGCCCAAAACGATGGAAGTGAGCGCCAAGAGCAGCGGCGTGAGCGGCGGACTCGTGGTGAGTTCCGATCGCGCGCTGGAATGGGGCGACAATCAAAAGGTGCTCTACTTTGGATTGCGCGAACCCCGTCCGCCGCGCGCACGGGCCACGGGCGCGACCTTCACGGCACCGAGCCCCGGTGGCACAGCGCCTGGCGCTGGCAACACTGGGCAGGTGGCCGCCGCTCCGCAGACCGACGCCGAAGTGCCGTCGCTCATTCTCTGGCACTACAAGGACGCGCGCCTGCAGGCGCAGCAGCAAGTACAGGAAGCCGCCGACAAGGCGTTCAGCTACCTCGCCGCGTATCACATGTCGGCGAACAAAGTGGTGAAGCTCTCCGACGACAAAATGCGCGACGTCGCCGTGGGCCCCAAGGACACGTGGGCGATTGGCAATGACGCCGCCGAGTATGAACGGGACGCCGGGATTAAGGGGTATGCGTTTCGCGATATGTATGCGGTGAATGTGGCCACCGGTGAGCGGAAGCTCATTCAGAAGAAGTTGCCTGGCGGTGGTGGCGGCGGACGCGGCGGCGGCGGCGCGCTCGCCTTCTCGCCGGACAACGGCAAGTACGTCTACTACGATGTGGGCGAATGGAAATCGTACGACTTTACGTCGGGCGCCACCAAGACAATCACCGCGGGCGTGCCGGCGAAGTTCTGGAATACCGAGGACGATCACAATCAGGTGAAGCCGGCCGTTCCGGGCGGGCTCGTGGGCTGGTCGACGGACAATGCCAGCGTGTATGTGAAGGACAACTGGGACGTCTGGAAGCTGTCGGCCACTGGTGGCGCGGCAGTGAACGTCACGGGCAACGGCTTGAAGGATCAGATCCACTATCAGAATCGTGTGTTGTTCGATCCGCGCGACCGCGGGACGATTGATCCCGCGAAGCCGTTGTATCTCGAGACGTTCGGCGAGTGGACCAAGAAAGAAGGGCTCGCACAGGTGGACGCCGTGAAGGGCGGCGTGAAGATGATTGCCAACGAGGACGCGAAGGTGGATTACCGCCGCGCCCGCGATGGCAACACGTGGGTGTACCAACGCCAGACCGTGGTGAAGTATCCCGACTTCTATGCGGCGGACGACGGCCTCACGAACGAACGCCGCCTCACCGATGCCAACCCGCAGCAGAAGGAAGTGGCGTGGACGCCGGGCGCGCGGCTGGTGGAATACAACTGCGACAACAACGGCGGCAAACACCAGGCGGTGCTCTATCTGCCGGCCGGATACGAGAAGGGAAAGAAGTATCCGATGCTGACGTACATCTACGAAAAGCTCTCGCAGGAGTACAACGTCTACACGGAACCGAACATCACGCGGTATTCCAACCCGAGCGTCTTTACGTCGCGCGGTTATGCGTTCCTCAAGCCCGACATCGTGTATCACCTCAACGATCCAGGGCGTTCGGCCACGTGGTGCATTGTGCCGGCCGTGAAGGCCGCGATTGCCACGGGTATTGTGGATGCCGAGCGCGTGGGGCTACAGGGCCACAGCTGGGGCGGCTACCAGACCACGTTCGTGACGACGCAAACGAAAATCTTCAAGACCGCCGTCGCCGGCGCGCCGCTCACCGACATGACCTCGATGTTCGGCTCGGTGTATTGGAACTCGGGAAGCACCGACGGCTCAATCTTTATTTCGAGCCAGGGGCGTTTTTCCGGTGGCCCCAACGAAGTGCCAGAGGCGTACGCCCGCAACTCGCCGCAGACCTTTGCGCAGAATCTCTCGATTCCGTTCATGATGCTACACAACGATCGTGACGGCGCGGTGGATTTCAATCAGGGGATTACGTACTACAATCACCTGCGCGAGTTGGGGAAGGACGTGGTACTGCTCGAGTACGTGGGCGAAAACCACGGACTCACGCGCCCGGCCAACCAAAAGGATTATGCGCTCCGCATGACGGAGTGGTTCGACACCTTCCTGCGCGACCAGCCGGCGCCCGATTGGCTCAAGGACGGCGTGCCACGCTTGAAGATGGAAGAGCACCTCAAGGCGCGTCGCCCGATGGTGGATCCCAAGGTGGCGCCGGAACCGCCGAAGGTGGTGCCGTAG
- a CDS encoding glycosyltransferase family 2 protein gives MITLFVIGMLTQVAPTHPLVWIMPWVVVPVVLMWRMRDSVSLDAYSAEAAPNAPRVSIVVPARNEARNIEACVRSILASSYPNFEVIVMDDASKDGTGDIARRIAVEDARVRVMTTPELINGWFGKQWACHNGALEADGALLLFTDADTRHGPELLARAVNALQARGADLLSVAGDQTMESFWERVLQLHVFAFIFGRYGGMEKVSRATNPLDKIGNGQYMLMRSEAYDRAGGHAAVRDHVAEDLRMAQEWCRLGLSVQIVLGMGHMTTRMYEGLGEIMRGWGKNIYAGGRDTINVGPIGQALLRVVYPVPTLWEIVPTVMVVLALSGVVGNAWLVWGATVYGLTTLFWVAAYRWAKTPVWYALLHPLASVVLFYVFAKAAWKGSEVEWKGRRYTSQSPRR, from the coding sequence ATGATCACGCTCTTCGTGATCGGCATGCTCACGCAGGTCGCCCCTACGCATCCGTTGGTCTGGATCATGCCGTGGGTGGTGGTGCCGGTCGTTCTGATGTGGCGCATGCGAGACTCCGTGTCGCTCGACGCGTATTCCGCCGAAGCGGCTCCCAACGCGCCGCGCGTGAGCATCGTGGTGCCGGCGCGGAACGAAGCGCGCAACATCGAAGCCTGCGTGCGGTCAATTCTCGCGTCGAGTTACCCGAACTTTGAAGTGATCGTGATGGACGACGCGTCAAAAGACGGCACGGGAGACATCGCCCGTCGTATTGCGGTGGAGGATGCTCGCGTGCGCGTGATGACCACGCCCGAGCTGATCAATGGTTGGTTCGGCAAACAGTGGGCCTGCCATAACGGTGCGCTCGAGGCCGATGGCGCATTGTTGCTGTTCACCGATGCCGACACCCGTCACGGCCCCGAGTTGCTCGCCCGCGCGGTGAATGCGTTGCAGGCGCGCGGTGCGGATCTCTTGAGTGTGGCCGGTGACCAGACGATGGAATCGTTCTGGGAGCGCGTACTGCAGTTGCACGTGTTCGCGTTCATTTTTGGGCGGTACGGCGGCATGGAAAAAGTGAGCCGAGCCACCAATCCGCTCGACAAGATTGGCAATGGCCAGTACATGCTGATGCGGAGTGAGGCCTACGACCGTGCCGGCGGACACGCGGCCGTGCGCGACCATGTGGCAGAAGATCTGCGCATGGCGCAGGAATGGTGCCGACTTGGCTTGAGCGTGCAGATCGTTCTGGGCATGGGGCACATGACCACGCGCATGTACGAGGGCCTCGGCGAGATCATGCGCGGGTGGGGGAAAAACATTTACGCCGGAGGCCGCGACACGATCAATGTGGGACCGATCGGGCAGGCGTTGTTGCGCGTGGTCTACCCCGTACCCACGCTCTGGGAGATTGTGCCGACGGTGATGGTTGTGCTGGCGCTGAGCGGTGTGGTTGGGAACGCCTGGCTCGTGTGGGGTGCAACCGTGTACGGCCTGACGACACTGTTTTGGGTGGCCGCGTACCGGTGGGCCAAAACACCGGTGTGGTATGCACTGCTCCACCCGTTGGCGAGCGTCGTGCTGTTTTACGTCTTTGCGAAGGCGGCGTGGAAGGGGAGCGAGGTGGAGTGGAAGGGACGTCGCTACACGTCGCAGTCGCCGCGCCGCTAA